One Vigna unguiculata cultivar IT97K-499-35 chromosome 7, ASM411807v1, whole genome shotgun sequence genomic region harbors:
- the LOC114192333 gene encoding probable L-type lectin-domain containing receptor kinase S.5, translating into MQVPWLVKYQYAATLFVTIALSKVTCFYFNFPTFEPENQSNLWLHDNSKIFLDAIQVTPDIRGSMENYSGRVIYRKPYRLWKQKKNHNQMASFNTTFVLRITPETTPGGEGLAFILTSDMTLPLHSEGEWLGIVNATSNGTSQAAILALEFDTRHSFTEDGPDNHVGININSINSIQQVSLTNNRLNLSSGLDVKFHIQYINDTISVSGAMSGTSEESMETLLVTPPLNLSSFLQQEVYLGFSASTSNYTQRNCVRSWEFSGDDIRDDDKSLLWVYVAVPTVVVLIIIGGLVIFLLRRQKIRHMEWPEDAYPRIEDQIQYSSMAPKKFRLREITKATGGFSLQNKLGQGGFGTVYKGLLENKEVAVKRVSKNSRQGKKEFVAEVTTIGSLHHRNLVKLTGWCYENRELLLVYEFMPKGSLDKYLFGDKDSGNNYNLEGGYSITLNWETRLGVIHGVAQALDYLHDGCEKRVLHRDIKASNIMLDSDYNAKLGDFGLARTIQKRDETHHSTKGIAGTPGYMAPETFLIGRATVETDVYAFGVLVLEVVCGKRPGNVYARDDYKNSIVYWVWDLYGQGKVVGGVDARLKKEEIKEEEVECVLVLGLACCHPNPHKRPSMRTVLQVLNGEASPPQVPKERPAFMWPAMPPYFKDAEDSSLIQATLTPFTFTEIIGR; encoded by the coding sequence ATGCAGGTCCCTTGGTTAGTCAAATATCAATATGCTGCAACACTCTTCGTTACCATTGCCCTTAGCAAAGTTACctgtttttatttcaatttcccTACCTTCGAACCAGAGAATCAGTCTAATCTATGGCTGCACGACAATTCAAAAATATTCTTAGATGCCATCCAAGTAACCCCTGATATTCGTGGTTCTATGGAGAATTATTCTGGACGTGTTATCTACAGAAAGCCATACCGACTTTGGAAACAGAAGAAGAACCATAACCAAATGGCTTCCTTCAACACCACTTTTGTGCTCAGAATCACTCCCGAAACTACCCCAGGTGGTGAAGGCTTGGCCTTTATCTTAACTTCAGATATGACTCTCCCACTACACAGTGAAGGAGAATGGCTTGGTATTGTAAATGCTACTTCCAACGGAACTTCACAGGCTGCTATTCTAGCGCTGGAGTTTGACACGAGACACAGTTTCACAGAAGATGGTCCTGACAATCACGTTGGCATCAACATAAACAGCATCAACTCCATCCAACAGGTTTCGTTAACAAACAATCGCCTCAATCTTTCGTCGGGTCTAGATGTCAAATTTCACATTCAGTACATCAATGACACGATATCAGTTTCTGGTGCCATGAGTGGAACTTCTGAAGAATCTATGGAGACCCTCTTGGTAACGCCACCTCTTAATTTATCTTCCTTTCTTCAACAAGAGGTTTACCTCGGTTTCTCCGCCTCAACAAGTAACTACACTCAGAGAAACTGTGTAAGATCGTGGGAATTCAGTGGTGATGATATTAGGGATGATGACAAAAGCCTCTTGTGGGTTTATGTTGCCGTTCCAACCGTGGTTGTTTTAATTATCATTGGTGGGTTGGTGATCTTTCTCTTGCGCCGGCAAAAGATTCGCCATATGGAGTGGCCAGAAGATGCATATCCAAGGATAGAGGATCAGATTCAATATTCCTCTATGGCTCCCAAGAAGTTCAGGCTAAGGGAAATAACGAAAGCAACCGGTGGATTCAGCCTTCAAAACAAGCTTGGACAAGGTGGGTTTGGAACTGTGTATAAGGGGCTATTGGAAAACAAGGAAGTAGCTGTAAAGAGGGTCTCCAAGAACTCACGCCAAGGGAAGAAAGAGTTTGTGGCAGAAGTGACAACAATAGGAAGCCTTCACCATAGAAATTTGGTGAAACTCACTGGTTGGTGCTATGAGAATAGAGAGCTTCTCCTTGTGTACGAGTTCATGCCTAAAGGAAGCCTAGACAAGTACCTCTTTGGTGACAAAGATTCTGGGAATAATTATAACCTAGAAGGAGGGTATTCCATAACACTGAATTGGGAAACTAGGCTGGGAGTGATTCATGGGGTGGCTCAAGCACTTGACTACCTTCACGATGGGTGTGAGAAGAGGGTTCTCCACAGAGACATCAAGGCCAGCAACATAATGCTGGACTCAGATTACAATGCCAAGCTGGGAGACTTTGGATTGGCCAGAACAATTCAGAAGAGAGATGAGACACATCACTCTACAAAAGGGATTGCAGGCACACCCGGTTACATGGCCCCAGAAACCTTTCTCATTGGGAGGGCAACGGTGGAGACAGATGTGTATGCATTTGGGGTTCTTGTGTTGGAAGTAGTGTGTGGAAAGAGGCCAGGGAATGTGTATGCACGAGATGACTACAAGAACAGCATTGTGTATTGGGTGTGGGATTTGTATGGGCAGGGAAAAGTAGTTGGTGGTGTTGATGCAAGATTGAAGAAGGAGGAGATTAAGGAGGAAGAGGTGGAGTGTGTTCTTGTTCTTGGTTTGGCTTGTTGCCATCCAAATCCACACAAAAGACCTTCCATGAGAACAGTTCTTCAGGTTCTGAATGGGGAAGCATCTCCACCTCAAGTGCCTAAGGAAAGACCAGCTTTTATGTGGCCTGCTATGCCTCCATATTTCAAAGATGCTGAAGATAGCTCCCTCATCCAGGCAACCCTCACTCCTTTCACTTTCACTGAGATCATTGGAAGATGA
- the LOC114190158 gene encoding probable L-type lectin-domain containing receptor kinase S.5, which translates to MCQNSELAFNFFRDPSSTLSKNHCKPFKNPFQNRNMNPPWLVKYQYAATLFFVTMALTKVTCFQFNFPTFEPEDESNLWLHENSKIYLNAIQVTPDIRGPIHDYSGRAFYGKPYQLWKQKKNHNQMASFNTTFVLNITPQTTPGGEGLAFILTSDRTLPQNSQGEWLGIVNATSNGTSQAAILAVEFDTRHSFTEDGPDNHVGININSINSIHQVSLINTRLNLSSGQDVKFHIQFINDIISVFGAMNGTSGESMETLLVTPPLNLSSFLQQEVYLGFSGSTSNYTQLNCVKSWEFSGDDIRDDDKSLLWVYVAVPIVIVLIIVGGLVIFFLRWKKIRHMEGPEDAYPRIEDQIQYSSMAPKKFRLTELTKATGGFSLQNKLGQGGFGTVYKGLLENKEVAVKRVSKNSRQGKQEFVAEVTTIGSLHHKNLVKLTGWCYENRELLLVYEFMPKGSLDKYLFGDKDSGNNYNLEGGYSITLNWETRLGVIHGVAQALDYLHDGCEKRVLHRDIKASNIMLDSDYNAKLGDFGLARTIQKRDETHHSTKEIAGTPGYMAPETFLIGRATVETDVYAFGVLVLEVVCGKRPGNVYAQDDYKNSIVYWVWDLYGKGKVVGGVDARLKKEEIKEEEVECVLVLGLACCHPNPHKRPSMRTVLQVLNGEASPPQVPKERPAFMWPAMPPSFKEGEDSSLIQGTLTPFTEITGR; encoded by the coding sequence ATGTGTCAGAACTCAGAATTGGCCTTCAATTTTTTTCGTGACCCTTCTTCCACCTTGTCTAAAAATCATTGCAAACCCTTCAAAAATCCATTTCAAAACAGAAATATGAACCCCCCTTGGTTAGTCAAATATCAATATGCAGCAACACTCTTCTTCGTTACCATGGCCCTTACCAAAGTTACCTGTTTTCAGTTCAACTTCCCTACCTTCGAACCAGAGGATGAGTCTAATCTATGGCTGCACGAGAAttcaaaaatatacttaaatgcTATCCAAGTAACCCCTGATATTCGTGGTCCCATACATGATTATTCTGGACGTGCTTTCTATGGAAAGCCGTACCAACTTTGGAAACAGAAGAAGAACCATAACCAAATGGCTTCCTTCAACACCACTTTTGTGCTCAACATCACTCCACAAACTACCCCAGGTGGTGAAGGCTTGGCCTTTATCTTAACTTCAGATAGAACTCTCCCACAAAATAGTCAAGGAGAATGGCTTGGTATTGTAAATGCTACTTCCAATGGAACTTCACAAGCTGCTATCCTAGCGGTGGAGTTTGACACAAGACACAGTTTCACAGAAGATGGTCCTGACAATCATGTTGGCATCAACATAAACAGCATCAACTCCATCCATCAGGTTTCGTTAATAAACACTCGCCTTAATCTTTCGTCAGGTCAAGATGTCAAATTTCACATTCAATTCATCAATGACATAATATCAGTTTTTGGTGCCATGAATGGAACTTCCGGAGAATCTATGGAGACCCTCTTGGTAACTCCACCTCTTAATTTATCTTCCTTTCTTCAACAAGAGGTTTACCTCGGTTTCTCCGGCTCAACAAGTAACTACACGCAGCTGAACTGTGTGAAATCGTGGGAATTCAGTGGGGATGATATTAGAGATGATGACAAAAGCCTCTTGTGGGTTTATGTTGCCGTTCCAATCGTGATTGTTTTAATTATCGTTGGTGGGCTGGTGATCTTTTTCTTGCGCTGGAAAAAGATTCGCCATATGGAGGGTCCAGAAGATGCATATCCAAGGATAGAGGATCAGATTCAATATTCCTCTATGGCTCCAAAGAAGTTTAGGCTAACTGAACTAACGAAAGCAACTGGTGGATTCAGCCTTCAAAACAAGCTTGGACAAGGTGGGTTTGGAACTGTGTATAAGGGGCTATTGGAAAACAAGGAAGTAGCTGTAAAGAGGGTCTCCAAGAACTCACGCCAAGGGAAGCAAGAGTTTGTGGCAGAAGTGACAACAATAGGAAGCCTTCACCATAAAAATTTGGTGAAACTCACTGGTTGGTGCTACGAGAATAGAGAGCTTCTCCTTGTGTACGAGTTCATGCCTAAAGGAAGCCTAGACAAGTACCTCTTTGGTGACAAAGATTCTGGGAATAATTATAACCTAGAAGGAGGGTATTCCATAACACTGAATTGGGAAACTAGGCTGGGAGTGATTCATGGGGTGGCTCAAGCACTTGACTACCTTCACGATGGGTGTGAGAAGAGGGTTCTCCACAGAGACATCAAGGCCAGCAACATAATGCTGGACTCAGATTACAATGCCAAGCTGGGAGACTTTGGATTGGCCAGAACAATTCAGAAGAGAGATGAGACACATCACTCTACAAAAGAGATTGCAGGCACACCCGGTTACATGGCCCCAGAAACCTTTCTGATTGGGAGGGCAACGGTGGAGACAGATGTGTATGCATTTGGGGTTCTTGTGTTGGAAGTAGTGTGTGGAAAGAGGCCAGGGAATGTGTATGCACAAGATGACTACAAGAACAGCATTGTGTATTGGGTGTGGGATTTGTATGGGAAGGGAAAAGTAGTTGGTGGTGTTGATGCAAGGTTGAAGAAAGAAGAGATTAAGGAGGAAGAGGTGGAGTGTGTTCTTGTTCTTGGTTTGGCTTGCTGCCATCCAAATCCACACAAAAGACCATCCATGAGAACAGTTCTTCAGGTTCTGAATGGGGAAGCATCTCCACCTCAAGTGCCTAAGGAAAGACCAGCTTTTATGTGGCCTGCTATGCCTCCATCTTTCAAAGAAGGTGAAGATAGCTCCCTTATCCAGGGAACACTCACTCCTTTCACTGAGATCACTGGAAGATGA